ACTTTGTTCTCGATTTAGACCAAAGGGAAAAAATTGGTGGGTTCGAAAAGATGAAACTTTTTGTGGATTCAGAATCTTACCTCATCAAAAAAGCAGTTGCGACTGATGGTCGTGGTAAAGTAACAACGATTTCATTTTCTAACATTAATTTTTCGGAAGAAATCCAAGATGGTGTTTTCAATTTTCATATGAGCGGGAACGCGAAGATTGTTAACAACCCACTTGTCTCTGAGAACTAAACCTAAGAGGAGTTCATTTTGAATACAAAACGAGTTGGTCAAATCCTAAGAGAAGCAAGAGAAGACAAAAAACTTTCTGTGAAAGATGTCGCAAAAGAAACAAACATTGCGGCCAAATACATCATTGCATTAGAAACAGAAGATTATTCTCAGTTCCCAGCAGAAACGTTTGCTCTTGGTTTTTTAAAAAACTATGCAAGTTACTTAAAACTAGATACTGCCATGTTACTTAATTTGTACCGCGGGGAACAAATTGAAGAATCACAAGCACCTCTCGAAGAACTCACTCGACCTACAACCACTCCGTTTAGTTTAGATCGTAATAAAATCATAAGCCTTGTTTCTCTCTTTTTGTTTGTGATCTCAGCTTATATCATCTACATCAGTTTTGAAGACTCCGGTTCTGTGTCCATGGATGAAGACAACACCGAGGTAAGCCAAAGTGTAGAACCTACGAGTAGTTCTGATATTCCTTCTGGCATCAACTTTGTAAGCCAAAGTGTTCCTGAAAATGCAAGTGTACCGTTTATCCTCACAGAAGATCGTGGTGTGAGTTTTAGTGTGAACAACCAACAGTGTAAGATGTTCATAAGAGGTGTTTCCAATGGAAAAGCAAATCTAGGATTTAATATTTTCCCTGAAAAGAATGTTTATTTTTTCCAGACAGCAGAGGGAGAAGAAACCATCCTTTCCTATAAGATTGAAGAGTTATCTTCCCTTCGCCGTGACATACGAGTGGTGACACAAGCAGTCACTGAAAAATCAGCAAAAGTCCTTGTGACCTTAAAAGAAGAAAGAGAAGGGATTGCTGTAAAGTCTCCTGTGGGTGATGTTCCAATCCAAGTGACATTATTTTTCTCGAAACCAAGTTACGTTGAATTCGTGTTAGATGGCCAGATGGGTGAACGTGGTCTTGTTTCTGCGGGAGAAGTTAAACACTTGGAAGCTCGCGACAGGCTCGAGATTAAGGTAGGTGATGGTGGTGCAGTGGAGATGGTACAAAACGGAAAAGAACGAGTTGTGCTTGGGAAACCGGGAAAACTTGTAAAAAAAATCTTTATCCGCAAACCAAATCCTTACGACTCTACTCAGTCCATCATTGGAGAATTAGGCGAATAATGCCGAAGGCCAAAGACAAAACCGATGAGACACCAAAGTCGTTTTTTATTACGACTCTTGGTTGTCCGAAAAACACTGTCGACTCCATGGCAATGCACCAGTCCTTACTCAAAGAGGGACTCCTTCCAGCTGCAGACCCGGAAGCCAGTGATTTTCACTTAGTAAATACATGTACGTTTATCCAAGATGCCACTAAGGAAACCATCCAAACCATACTTGATTCCATTGATATTAAGAAAAAGAACAAACAGAAGTTAGTGGTTGTGGGCTGTTTTGCTGAACGGGCGGGAAAAGAAATTTCCGCTGACCTTCCCGAAGTGGATTTACATTTCGGAACAGGTAAGTATGACAAAGCTGGTGAAATCTTACGTTCTCATTTCCCTCTCGATTTTAAAGACTTAACTGAATTCAATGAAGACCTTCTGGAAAGACTCAAAACTTCGAAAGGCATCGAAAATTATTCGAAACCCTATTCCTATGTAAAAATTTCTGACGGTTGTAACCGAGGTTGCCATTTTTGTATCATTCCCAATTTGCGTGGGAAGTACAGAGACACAGAAATTACAGATGTCCTCGAACAAACACGTCTTGCTGTAAGAGCAGGTTCCAAAGAGATCTGCCTAGTATCCCAAGACACAGTTTTTTATGGAAAGGATACAGACAAACTCATGGATTTGGTTCGGTCTGTGGCAGCTGTGGAAGGCCTTGAGATCTTACGGCTTCTCTATTTATATCCCGATAAAAAAACAGAAAAGTTACTCGATTTGTACAGAGAAATTCCTAAAATTGCCCCGTATTTGGAAAGCCCCTTACAACATGTTTCCAAATCGGTTTTAAAAGCAATGAATCGTACTGGTGATTATGAATTCTTCAAATCTTTATTCCAAAAAGCAAGGGACATCCGACCTGATTTAGAAATCCGCACTTCGTTTATTTTAGGTTTTCCTGGGGAAACCATGGAAGACGTGGAAGAAATCATTCGCTTTGTGGAAGATGTAAAACCAGAAAAGGTAAATCTCTTTCCTTATTCTCCCCAAGACGGAACGAAAGGTGCCACCATGGATGGACAACTGAAAAACAAAGAAATTGCCCGCCGAGTGAACCTTGTGCGGGAAGCCTACCTTGGTACATTAAAGAGCATCCACCAAAACCGGATTGGAAAAATTTACCCTTGCGTCGTAGATGAAGTGTTAGACGAGGGAGCGATTGTACGTCGCCTCCAAGATGCACCGGAAATTGATGAAGTGGTGTATGTGGATGCGTCCAATTTAAAAGTAGGACAGTTTGGTAAGGTAAGAGTGGATTCTTTTTATGAACTCGATATGTCAGGGACTTGGGTGGTTTAGTGGAAGATTGGAAAACTATTGCCAATATACCAAATTTACTAACCGTACTCCGTGTACTGGCATTGCCATTTTTTATCTTTGCCTTATTCCAAAAGGAATGGGAATACCAAATTTTTGCCTTTGTCATTTTTGCTTTGGCTTCTCTGACTGATTTAGTGGATGGGTATCTCGCGAGAAAATGGAACCAACAAACGGAATTTGGAAAATTCCTGGATCCGCTCGCAGATAAATTTTTAGTCATTGGATGTTTTATTACTTTTTTATTCATCCATGAACCCATCGAAGTTTGGATGGTTGTCCTCATTGTTGGGCGAGATATGCTCATCACCTTCCTTCGTTACATTGCGGTTCGTTCGGGAAATAGCCTTCGTACGACCATGATGGGAAAGGTAAAAACAGCATTCCAAATGGGTGCCATCCTCATCATCCTTGTGGTATTTATGCTCATCTCTGGAAAACGCCGTGCTATGATCAATGAAACCTATGCAATGGGAAAACTCGCTGGGTATTCTACGTTTGAAGTGGCGTCCCAGCATGCGAATGAGTTTTATACATTGGTTAAAACCTCTGAAAGTATCAGTTGGAAAGATATTTTTGATTCCATTGCTTCCTTTGTTCCTTATTTTGGAATGTTATTCACCACGTTTATTACTGTGATTTCAGGACTACGGTATATCTTTACCAATTATCAATTGTTAACCTTTTCCAATCTCAAAAGGATATTTTATGACCGCTCTCACAATTAAGGAAATCCTTGGTCAAGTGGTGTCCGGGCACCACTTGGTGGATACTCACGCCGAGTACTTTTTAAATGAAGTGATGGATGGCAAAGTGACAGAACCAGTCCTTGCTTCCTTTCTCACTGCTATGAAAATGAAAGGTGAAACAACGGACGAATTGTACGGATTTGTTCGAGCCATGCGAAATCATGCGATCAAACCTAAAACCAATTTTGGTTTTGATTTTTTAGACACTTGTGGGACTGGAGGAGATGGAAAAGGAACACTGAATGTTTCCACTCTTTCTGCTCTCACTCTAGCAAGCCTTGGCCACAAAGTGGCAAAACATGGGAATCGATCCGTTTCTTCCCTTTCTGGAAGTTCGGATATCCTTTCCAAACTTGGGTACCCCTTAGAACAAACCCACGAAATATGTGAAGCAGAGTTCGTACGCACTGGGTTTGTGTTTTTGTTTGCACCTTCCTGGCACCCAGCTATGAAATATGCAGGTCCCGTAAGGTCGGCACTGGGTTTTCGCACATTTTTCAATTTGATTGGACCACTTTCCAATCCTTTTTCC
This sequence is a window from Leptospira ellinghausenii. Protein-coding genes within it:
- a CDS encoding helix-turn-helix domain-containing protein is translated as MNTKRVGQILREAREDKKLSVKDVAKETNIAAKYIIALETEDYSQFPAETFALGFLKNYASYLKLDTAMLLNLYRGEQIEESQAPLEELTRPTTTPFSLDRNKIISLVSLFLFVISAYIIYISFEDSGSVSMDEDNTEVSQSVEPTSSSDIPSGINFVSQSVPENASVPFILTEDRGVSFSVNNQQCKMFIRGVSNGKANLGFNIFPEKNVYFFQTAEGEETILSYKIEELSSLRRDIRVVTQAVTEKSAKVLVTLKEEREGIAVKSPVGDVPIQVTLFFSKPSYVEFVLDGQMGERGLVSAGEVKHLEARDRLEIKVGDGGAVEMVQNGKERVVLGKPGKLVKKIFIRKPNPYDSTQSIIGELGE
- a CDS encoding MiaB/RimO family radical SAM methylthiotransferase produces the protein MPKAKDKTDETPKSFFITTLGCPKNTVDSMAMHQSLLKEGLLPAADPEASDFHLVNTCTFIQDATKETIQTILDSIDIKKKNKQKLVVVGCFAERAGKEISADLPEVDLHFGTGKYDKAGEILRSHFPLDFKDLTEFNEDLLERLKTSKGIENYSKPYSYVKISDGCNRGCHFCIIPNLRGKYRDTEITDVLEQTRLAVRAGSKEICLVSQDTVFYGKDTDKLMDLVRSVAAVEGLEILRLLYLYPDKKTEKLLDLYREIPKIAPYLESPLQHVSKSVLKAMNRTGDYEFFKSLFQKARDIRPDLEIRTSFILGFPGETMEDVEEIIRFVEDVKPEKVNLFPYSPQDGTKGATMDGQLKNKEIARRVNLVREAYLGTLKSIHQNRIGKIYPCVVDEVLDEGAIVRRLQDAPEIDEVVYVDASNLKVGQFGKVRVDSFYELDMSGTWVV
- the pgsA gene encoding CDP-diacylglycerol--glycerol-3-phosphate 3-phosphatidyltransferase, translated to MEDWKTIANIPNLLTVLRVLALPFFIFALFQKEWEYQIFAFVIFALASLTDLVDGYLARKWNQQTEFGKFLDPLADKFLVIGCFITFLFIHEPIEVWMVVLIVGRDMLITFLRYIAVRSGNSLRTTMMGKVKTAFQMGAILIILVVFMLISGKRRAMINETYAMGKLAGYSTFEVASQHANEFYTLVKTSESISWKDIFDSIASFVPYFGMLFTTFITVISGLRYIFTNYQLLTFSNLKRIFYDRSHN
- the trpD gene encoding anthranilate phosphoribosyltransferase, translated to MTALTIKEILGQVVSGHHLVDTHAEYFLNEVMDGKVTEPVLASFLTAMKMKGETTDELYGFVRAMRNHAIKPKTNFGFDFLDTCGTGGDGKGTLNVSTLSALTLASLGHKVAKHGNRSVSSLSGSSDILSKLGYPLEQTHEICEAEFVRTGFVFLFAPSWHPAMKYAGPVRSALGFRTFFNLIGPLSNPFSPTHQIVGVYDRSLCLPMVEILEKLGAKGALVCHSRDGLDEFSIFEATDFAYFDGKTTKELSFDPKELRLEASELDRNTVFSSSKEGAESLFRAVLDPQAPTGGTAMVALNAGVSLFLLGEVKDIPTGYQIAKDALLSKKVLRFTRETLNLT